Proteins encoded by one window of Antechinus flavipes isolate AdamAnt ecotype Samford, QLD, Australia chromosome 4, AdamAnt_v2, whole genome shotgun sequence:
- the LOC127559273 gene encoding lys-63-specific deubiquitinase BRCC36, producing MAVVAVHLDSDAFLVCLNHALSTEKEEVMGLCIGEVDACKIVHIHSVIILRRSDKRKDRVEISPEQLSAASTEAERLAELTGRPVRVVGWYHSHPHITVWPSHVDVRTQAMYQMMDQGFVGLIFSCFIEDKNTKTGRLLYTCFQSVQAQKSADYERIEIPIHVVPHDTIGKVCLESAIELPKILCQEEQDAYRRIHSLPHLDSVTMIHNGSVFTKNLCSQMSAISGPLLQWLEDRLQQNQQRARELQQEKEQLLQELATLD from the coding sequence ATGGCCGTGGTGGCCGTGCACCTGGACTCGGACGCCTTCCTGGTGTGCCTCAACCACGCCCTGAGCACGGAGAAGGAGGAGGTGATGGGGCTGTGCATCGGCGAGGTGGATGCCTGCAAGATTGTGCACATCCACTCGGTGATCATCCTGCGGCGCTCGGACAAGCGCAAGGACCGCGTGGAGATCTCCCCCGAGCAGCTGTCGGCCGCATCCACCGAGGCCGAGCGCCTGGCCGAACTCACGGGCCGCCCGGTGCGCGTGGTAGGCTGGTACCATTCGCACCCGCACATCACCGTGTGGCCGTCGCACGTGGACGTGCGCACGCAGGCCATGTACCAGATGATGGACCAGGGCTTCGTGGGCCTCATCTTCTCGTGCTTCATCGAGGACAAGAACACCAAGACAGGCCGCCTCCTGTACACGTGCTTCCAGTCGGTGCAGGCGCAGAAGAGCGCCGACTACGAGAGGATAGAGATCCCCATCCATGTAGTGCCGCACGACACTATCGGCAAGGTGTGCCTCGAGTCAGCCATCGAGCTGCCCAAAATCCTTTGCCAGGAGGAGCAGGATGCGTACCGGCGCATCCACAGCCTGCCCCACCTGGACTCGGTCACCATGATCCATAACGGCTCCGTCTTCACCAAGAACCTGTGCAGCCAGATGTCGGCCATCAGCGGGCCCCTGCTGCAGTGGCTGGAGGACCGGCTGCAGCAGAACCAGCAGCGCGCGCGGGAACTGCAGCAGGAAAAGGAGCAGCTGCTGCAGGAGCTGGCCACCCTGGATTGA